Proteins from a genomic interval of Pseudomonas silesiensis:
- a CDS encoding purine-cytosine permease family protein, translating to MSQTSRQDPLIENHTVDYVPLAERHGKARDLFTLWFSTNIAPLPIVTGAMVVQVFHLDLFWGLLAIALGHMIGGLVIALASAQGPRMGIPQMVQSRGQFGRYGALLIVFFAALIYIGFFISNIVLAGKSIVGIAPSVPVPASILIGALSATAIGVIGYRFIHILNRIGTWVMGSALLAGFFYIFAHDLPADFFSRGGFNLSGWLATVSLGIIWQISFSPYVSDYSRYLPADIGIAKPFWATYLGATLGTILSFTFGAVAVLATPEGTEAMAAVKQSTGWLGPILMVLFLLNIISHNALNLYGAVLSIITSIQTFASQWTPSIKVRVVLSSVVLAGCCVVALGASADFISQFIGLILALLLVLVPWASINLIDFYLIKRGSYDIASIFRADGGIYGRFNLHAIVAYFIGIIVQLPFANTSLYVGPYANLIEGADLSWLVGLVVTCPLYYCLATRGQAQDLKAARLGYTD from the coding sequence ATGTCCCAGACGTCCCGGCAAGACCCCCTGATCGAGAATCACACGGTCGATTACGTCCCACTCGCAGAGCGCCACGGGAAGGCCCGCGATCTATTCACGCTATGGTTCAGCACCAACATTGCACCGCTGCCCATCGTCACCGGCGCCATGGTGGTTCAGGTGTTCCACCTTGATCTGTTCTGGGGGCTGCTGGCGATTGCGCTCGGCCATATGATCGGCGGCCTGGTGATCGCCCTGGCGTCGGCCCAGGGCCCGCGGATGGGGATTCCGCAGATGGTGCAGAGCCGCGGTCAGTTCGGCCGTTATGGCGCGCTGCTGATCGTGTTCTTTGCCGCGCTGATCTATATCGGTTTTTTCATCTCCAACATCGTCCTCGCTGGTAAATCGATCGTCGGCATCGCGCCGTCGGTGCCGGTACCGGCGAGCATCCTCATCGGCGCCTTGAGCGCTACGGCGATCGGGGTGATCGGCTACCGCTTCATCCACATCCTCAACCGCATCGGCACCTGGGTCATGGGCAGCGCCTTGCTCGCCGGGTTCTTCTACATCTTCGCCCATGACTTGCCGGCGGACTTCTTCAGTCGCGGCGGTTTCAACCTGTCCGGCTGGCTGGCGACGGTGTCGTTGGGGATCATCTGGCAGATCAGTTTCTCGCCCTATGTGTCGGACTACTCGCGCTACCTGCCGGCGGATATCGGCATTGCCAAGCCGTTCTGGGCCACTTACCTGGGCGCGACCCTGGGCACCATCCTGTCGTTTACCTTCGGCGCGGTGGCGGTGCTGGCGACCCCGGAAGGCACCGAGGCGATGGCTGCGGTCAAGCAGTCCACCGGCTGGCTGGGGCCGATTCTGATGGTGCTGTTCCTGCTCAATATCATCAGCCACAACGCCTTGAATCTGTATGGCGCGGTGCTGTCGATCATCACCTCGATCCAGACCTTCGCCAGCCAGTGGACGCCGAGCATCAAGGTGCGGGTGGTGTTGTCGAGCGTGGTGCTGGCGGGCTGCTGCGTGGTGGCGCTGGGCGCTTCGGCGGACTTCATTTCGCAGTTCATCGGTTTGATTCTGGCGCTGCTGTTGGTGCTGGTGCCTTGGGCTTCGATCAACCTGATTGATTTCTACCTGATCAAGCGCGGCAGCTATGACATTGCCTCGATCTTTCGTGCGGATGGGGGGATTTACGGGCGGTTCAATCTGCATGCGATCGTGGCGTATTTCATTGGGATTATCGTGCAGTTGCCGTTTGCCAATACGTCGTTGTATGTCGGGCCCTATGCCAATTTGATCGAAGGGGCTGACTTGTCGTGGCTGGTGGGGTTGGTTGTGACTTGTCCGCTTTACTACTGCCTGGCGACGCGTGGGCAGGCTCAAGATCTCAAGGCCGCCAGACTCGGTTATACCGACTGA
- a CDS encoding ABC transporter ATP-binding protein, producing the protein MSAVIKDAAQQNDKPLVSLRNLNKYYGDFAAVDDISLDIKDGEFLTFLGSSGSGKSTTLSMLAGFETPSSGEILVNGQSLVNVPPHKRDIGMVFQRYSLFPHLSVRDNIAFPLAIRKLATAERERRVDAMLKLVQLEQFAHRRPSQLSGGQQQRVAIARALVYEPRILLMDEPLGALDKKLREDLQDELRQLHRRLGITIVYVTHDQEEAMRLSQRIAIFSHGKIVGLGSGFDLYQNPPNAFVASFLGNSNFLKLKAQGNAVATFEGQSLSIRLTAGLQTDQDVLLMVRPEKAVALSVEQAAVEPLAAGWNEVSAKVVEVLFLGESQTCSVVTSGGTSMTVKALSAAGMPLKAGDPVRVRWATADACVYTEWAESDLNKAAGAH; encoded by the coding sequence ATGAGTGCAGTGATCAAAGATGCCGCGCAGCAAAACGACAAGCCCCTGGTCAGCCTGCGTAACCTGAACAAATACTACGGCGACTTTGCCGCCGTGGATGACATCTCGCTGGACATCAAGGACGGTGAATTCCTCACCTTCCTGGGCTCCAGCGGCTCCGGCAAAAGCACCACCCTGTCGATGCTCGCCGGCTTCGAAACCCCGAGCAGCGGCGAGATCCTGGTCAACGGCCAGTCACTGGTCAACGTACCGCCGCACAAGCGCGACATCGGCATGGTGTTCCAGCGTTACTCGCTGTTCCCGCACCTGTCGGTACGCGACAACATTGCGTTCCCGTTGGCGATTCGCAAACTCGCCACCGCCGAGCGCGAACGCAGGGTCGACGCCATGCTCAAGCTGGTGCAGCTGGAACAATTTGCCCATCGCCGCCCTTCTCAGCTTTCCGGTGGCCAGCAGCAACGGGTCGCCATCGCCCGGGCCTTGGTCTATGAGCCACGCATCCTGCTGATGGACGAACCCCTCGGCGCGCTGGACAAAAAACTGCGTGAAGACCTGCAGGATGAACTGCGCCAGCTGCATCGGCGCCTGGGCATCACCATCGTCTACGTGACCCACGACCAGGAAGAAGCCATGCGCCTGTCCCAGCGCATTGCGATTTTCAGCCATGGCAAGATCGTCGGTTTGGGCAGCGGCTTCGACCTGTACCAGAATCCGCCGAATGCGTTTGTGGCTTCGTTCCTGGGGAACTCGAACTTTCTCAAGCTCAAGGCCCAGGGCAATGCGGTGGCTACGTTTGAAGGCCAGTCGTTGTCGATTCGCCTGACTGCCGGGCTGCAAACCGATCAGGATGTGCTGCTGATGGTGCGTCCGGAAAAAGCCGTGGCATTGAGTGTTGAGCAAGCGGCTGTCGAACCCTTGGCGGCCGGCTGGAATGAAGTCTCGGCCAAGGTCGTGGAAGTGTTGTTCCTGGGTGAAAGCCAGACGTGCAGCGTGGTGACGTCGGGCGGCACTTCGATGACGGTCAAGGCGCTGTCGGCGGCGGGCATGCCACTCAAGGCGGGTGATCCGGTGCGTGTGCGCTGGGCTACTGCGGATGCTTGTGTGTATACCGAGTGGGCTGAGAGCGATTTGAACAAGGCTGCCGGGGCTCATTGA
- a CDS encoding ABC transporter permease: MLLTPNAMSRRMRFGLYFTTGLIALFLLLPIVFIVLLSFGSSQWLVFPPPGWTLKWYGQFFSNPDWMNAAVASLKVAVLTTICAVALGLPTAFALVRGRFPGREMLYGLFTLPMIVPLVIIAVAVYALFLKLGYTGTMFAFVVSHVIVALPFTIISIINSLKLFDQSIEDAAVICGASRLQAVFKVTFPAIRPGMVAGALFAFLVSWDEVVLSVMMASPTLQTLPVKMWTTLRQDLTPVIAVASTLLIGLSILVMVIATAVRRRNPISA, from the coding sequence ATGCTCCTGACCCCCAATGCCATGAGCCGGCGCATGCGCTTCGGCCTGTACTTCACCACCGGGCTGATCGCGCTGTTCCTGCTGTTGCCGATCGTGTTCATCGTGCTGCTGTCCTTCGGCTCATCCCAGTGGCTGGTGTTCCCGCCACCGGGCTGGACCCTGAAATGGTACGGCCAGTTCTTCTCCAACCCCGACTGGATGAACGCGGCGGTGGCCAGCCTCAAGGTCGCGGTACTGACCACGATCTGCGCCGTCGCCCTGGGCTTGCCGACCGCTTTCGCCCTGGTGCGCGGGCGCTTTCCGGGCCGGGAAATGCTCTACGGCCTGTTCACCCTGCCGATGATCGTGCCCCTGGTGATCATCGCCGTGGCGGTCTACGCGCTGTTCCTGAAACTGGGTTACACCGGGACCATGTTCGCCTTCGTGGTCAGCCACGTGATCGTTGCGCTGCCGTTCACCATCATCTCGATCATCAACTCGCTGAAGCTGTTCGATCAGTCGATCGAGGATGCCGCGGTGATCTGCGGAGCCTCGCGCCTGCAAGCGGTGTTCAAGGTGACCTTCCCGGCGATTCGCCCGGGCATGGTCGCCGGCGCCCTGTTCGCCTTCCTCGTGTCCTGGGATGAAGTGGTGCTGAGCGTGATGATGGCCAGCCCGACCCTGCAAACCCTTCCCGTGAAAATGTGGACCACCCTGCGCCAGGACCTGACGCCTGTGATCGCCGTCGCTTCGACGCTGCTGATCGGCCTCTCGATATTGGTCATGGTCATCGCCACCGCCGTTCGCCGGCGCAACCCAATCAGCGCCTGA
- a CDS encoding ABC transporter permease, translating to MKMTATTSRPSTQTGGALGAAGPASGKAAVMNQSPSLAQRWRGSSNLIPALLFLGLFFLAPLIGLLLRGVLEPVPGLGNYEQLFANSAYARVLLNTFSVAGLVTLFSLLLGFPLAWAITLVPKGWGRWILNIVLLSMWTSLLARTYSWLVLLQASGVINKALMAMGIIDQPLEMVHNLTGVVIGMSYIMIPFIVLPLQATMQAIDPMILQAGSICGASPWTNFFRVFLPLCRPGLFSGGLMVFVMSLGYYVTPALLGGAQNMMLPEFIIQQVQSFLNWGLASAGAALLIVITLVLFYFYLKLQPESPVGASNAR from the coding sequence ATGAAAATGACGGCAACCACGTCCCGTCCATCCACCCAGACCGGGGGCGCCCTGGGCGCCGCCGGCCCGGCTTCCGGCAAGGCGGCTGTGATGAACCAATCCCCTTCCCTGGCACAGCGCTGGCGCGGTTCGAGCAACCTGATCCCCGCCCTGCTGTTCCTCGGCCTGTTCTTTCTCGCGCCGTTGATCGGCCTGTTGCTGCGAGGCGTGCTGGAACCGGTGCCGGGGCTGGGCAACTACGAACAACTGTTCGCCAACTCGGCCTATGCCCGGGTCTTGCTCAACACCTTCTCGGTGGCGGGCCTGGTGACGCTGTTCAGCCTGCTGCTGGGGTTCCCGCTGGCCTGGGCCATCACCCTGGTGCCAAAGGGCTGGGGGCGCTGGATCCTCAACATCGTGCTGCTGTCGATGTGGACCAGCCTCCTCGCCCGGACCTACTCCTGGCTGGTGCTGTTGCAGGCGTCCGGGGTGATCAACAAGGCGCTGATGGCGATGGGCATCATCGATCAGCCGCTGGAGATGGTGCATAACCTCACCGGCGTGGTGATCGGCATGAGCTACATCATGATCCCGTTCATCGTGCTGCCGCTGCAGGCGACCATGCAGGCCATCGACCCGATGATCCTGCAGGCCGGCTCGATCTGCGGCGCCAGCCCCTGGACCAACTTCTTCCGGGTGTTCCTGCCGCTGTGCCGGCCGGGGCTGTTCTCCGGTGGCCTGATGGTGTTCGTGATGTCCCTCGGTTACTACGTCACCCCGGCCCTGCTGGGCGGTGCGCAGAACATGATGCTGCCCGAGTTCATCATTCAGCAGGTGCAGTCGTTCCTCAACTGGGGCCTGGCCAGCGCCGGCGCCGCGTTGCTGATCGTCATTACGCTGGTGTTGTTCTACTTCTACCTGAAGCTCCAGCCGGAATCCCCGGTTGGCGCCAGCAACGCGAGGTAA
- a CDS encoding ABC transporter substrate-binding protein, translated as MVLNKGATAVLFAGLLATVSHVAMAAQSVNFVSWGGSTQDAQKQAWADPFSKATGITVVQDGPTDYGKLKAMVESGNVQWDVVDVEADFALRAAAEGLLEPLDFSVIQRDKIDPRFVTDHGVGSFFFSFVLGYNEGKLGAKKPQDWSALFDTKTYPGKRALYKWPSPGVLELALLADGVAADKLYPLDLDRAFKKLDTIKKDIVWWGGGAQSQQLLASGEASMGQFWNGRIHALQEDGAPVGVSWKQNLVMADILVIPKGTKNKDAAMKFLANASSAKGQADFSNLTAYAPVNVDSVARLDSVLAPNLPTAYAKDQITLDFAYWAKNGPAIATRWNEWLVK; from the coding sequence ATGGTGTTGAACAAAGGTGCAACCGCTGTACTGTTCGCCGGGTTGCTGGCCACGGTCAGCCACGTGGCTATGGCGGCTCAAAGCGTCAACTTCGTCAGCTGGGGCGGCAGCACCCAGGATGCGCAGAAGCAGGCCTGGGCCGACCCGTTCAGCAAGGCCACCGGCATCACCGTGGTCCAGGATGGCCCTACCGACTACGGCAAACTCAAGGCCATGGTCGAAAGCGGCAACGTGCAGTGGGACGTGGTCGATGTCGAAGCCGATTTCGCCTTGCGCGCCGCCGCCGAAGGCTTGCTCGAACCCCTCGATTTCTCGGTCATCCAGCGCGACAAGATCGACCCGCGATTCGTCACCGATCACGGCGTCGGCTCGTTCTTCTTCTCCTTCGTCCTCGGCTACAACGAGGGCAAGCTGGGCGCCAAAAAACCCCAGGACTGGTCCGCGCTGTTCGACACCAAGACCTACCCCGGCAAACGCGCCCTCTACAAATGGCCAAGCCCTGGCGTGCTCGAACTGGCACTGCTGGCCGATGGCGTAGCCGCCGACAAGCTCTACCCGCTGGACCTGGATCGCGCCTTCAAGAAACTCGACACCATCAAGAAAGACATTGTCTGGTGGGGCGGCGGTGCGCAGTCGCAACAGCTGCTGGCCTCGGGTGAAGCGAGCATGGGTCAGTTCTGGAACGGCCGGATCCACGCCCTGCAAGAAGACGGCGCGCCGGTCGGCGTGAGCTGGAAGCAGAACCTGGTCATGGCCGACATCCTGGTCATCCCCAAGGGCACGAAGAACAAGGACGCGGCGATGAAGTTCCTGGCCAACGCCAGCAGCGCCAAGGGACAGGCCGACTTCTCCAACCTGACCGCCTATGCGCCGGTCAACGTCGACAGCGTGGCGCGCCTGGACTCGGTGCTGGCCCCCAACCTGCCGACTGCCTACGCCAAGGATCAGATCACTCTTGACTTCGCGTACTGGGCCAAAAACGGTCCGGCCATCGCGACACGGTGGAACGAATGGCTGGTCAAATGA
- the ribBA gene encoding bifunctional 3,4-dihydroxy-2-butanone-4-phosphate synthase/GTP cyclohydrolase II, whose translation MAFNSIEEIIEDYRQGKMVLLVDDEDRENEGDLLLAADRCTAEAISFMAREARGLICLTLTDDHCQRLGLEQMVPSNGSVFSTAFTVSIEAAVGVTTGISAADRARTVAAAVAQGAGPADIVQPGHIFPLRAREGGVLTRAGHTEAGCDLARLAGFTPASVIVEVMNDDGTMARRPDLEVFARQHGIKIGTIADLIHYRLSTEHTVVRIGERELPTVHGTFRLITFEDRIEGGVHMAMVMGELRRDEPTLVRVHVIDPLRDLVGAEYSGPSNWTLWAALQRVAAEGRGVVVVLANHESSQALLERVPQLTQPPRQFSRSQSRIYSEVGTGAQILQDLGVGKLRHLGPPLKYAGLTGYDLEVVETIPFV comes from the coding sequence ATGGCCTTCAACAGCATCGAAGAAATCATCGAAGACTACCGCCAAGGCAAAATGGTGCTGCTGGTCGACGACGAAGACCGGGAAAACGAGGGCGACCTGCTGCTGGCCGCCGACCGTTGCACCGCCGAGGCCATCAGCTTCATGGCCCGGGAAGCCCGCGGGCTGATCTGCCTGACCCTTACCGACGACCACTGCCAGCGCCTCGGTCTCGAGCAGATGGTGCCGAGCAACGGCAGCGTGTTCAGCACCGCGTTCACCGTGTCCATCGAGGCCGCCGTCGGCGTGACCACCGGCATCTCCGCCGCGGACCGGGCACGTACAGTCGCCGCCGCCGTCGCCCAGGGGGCGGGTCCCGCGGATATCGTACAACCCGGCCACATCTTCCCCTTGCGCGCCAGGGAAGGCGGTGTGCTGACCCGGGCCGGGCATACCGAAGCGGGTTGCGACCTGGCCCGCCTGGCCGGTTTCACGCCCGCCTCGGTGATCGTCGAAGTGATGAACGATGACGGCACCATGGCCCGTCGCCCGGACCTGGAAGTGTTCGCCCGCCAGCACGGGATCAAGATCGGGACCATCGCCGACCTGATCCACTACCGCCTCAGCACCGAACACACCGTCGTGCGTATCGGTGAACGTGAATTGCCCACGGTGCATGGCACCTTTCGTCTGATTACCTTTGAGGATCGCATCGAAGGCGGTGTCCACATGGCAATGGTGATGGGTGAATTGCGCCGGGACGAACCGACGCTGGTGCGCGTGCACGTGATCGACCCGTTGCGCGATCTGGTGGGTGCCGAATACAGCGGTCCTTCCAACTGGACATTGTGGGCGGCCTTGCAGCGAGTGGCGGCGGAAGGTCGCGGCGTCGTGGTGGTGCTGGCCAACCATGAATCGTCCCAGGCGCTGCTCGAACGGGTGCCCCAACTGACCCAGCCGCCACGGCAGTTCAGTCGATCGCAATCGCGCATCTATTCTGAAGTGGGTACCGGCGCACAGATTCTGCAAGACCTGGGCGTCGGCAAGCTGCGTCACCTCGGCCCGCCGTTGAAATATGCGGGATTGACCGGGTACGACCTGGAAGTCGTGGAGACCATTCCTTTCGTGTAG
- a CDS encoding DUF1330 domain-containing protein, which produces MKAYWIAHVDVTDPDQYSQYTQRAPKAFALYGGRLLARGGRCEGLEGGPAAQRNVVIEFDSYEQALACYRSDEYQEAKRHREGVARAQIVIVEGVAPA; this is translated from the coding sequence ATGAAGGCGTACTGGATTGCTCATGTAGATGTCACCGACCCCGACCAATACAGCCAATACACCCAGCGCGCGCCGAAGGCGTTTGCGTTGTATGGCGGTCGGCTGTTGGCCCGGGGCGGGCGTTGTGAAGGGCTGGAAGGTGGGCCTGCGGCGCAGCGTAATGTGGTGATCGAGTTCGACTCGTATGAGCAGGCGCTGGCTTGCTATAGATCAGACGAATATCAGGAGGCGAAACGGCACCGCGAAGGCGTGGCCCGGGCGCAGATCGTGATTGTTGAGGGTGTGGCGCCGGCGTGA
- a CDS encoding NUDIX hydrolase, giving the protein MFSPSFCPKCGGNDLKSQLPPGDTHERLMCRGCGYIHYINPKIIAGCIIEQDGKYLLCQRAIPPRPGTWTLPAGFMEGGETTEQAALREVWEESGVRAEILSPYSIFSVPTISEVYIIFRAIALEITGQYGPETLDYKFFAPEDIPWDSIYYPAIRQILERYIEERQAGVYGIYIGNDDTGKIHFIR; this is encoded by the coding sequence ATGTTCAGCCCGAGCTTTTGTCCAAAGTGCGGCGGCAATGACCTCAAGTCCCAGCTGCCGCCGGGCGATACGCACGAGCGCCTGATGTGCCGCGGTTGCGGCTACATCCATTACATCAATCCGAAAATCATCGCCGGCTGCATCATCGAGCAAGACGGCAAGTATTTGCTGTGCCAGCGCGCCATCCCGCCACGGCCCGGCACCTGGACCCTGCCGGCGGGCTTCATGGAAGGCGGCGAGACCACCGAACAGGCCGCGTTGCGCGAAGTCTGGGAAGAGAGCGGCGTACGCGCGGAAATTCTCTCGCCCTACTCGATCTTCAGCGTGCCGACCATCAGCGAGGTGTACATCATCTTCCGCGCCATCGCCCTGGAGATTACCGGCCAGTACGGGCCGGAAACCCTCGACTACAAATTCTTCGCGCCCGAGGATATTCCCTGGGACAGCATCTACTACCCGGCGATCCGGCAGATCCTCGAGCGCTATATCGAAGAACGCCAGGCCGGGGTGTATGGCATCTACATCGGCAACGACGATACCGGCAAGATTCACTTCATTCGCTGA